In one window of Microbacterium profundi DNA:
- a CDS encoding LLM class flavin-dependent oxidoreductase, with translation MQLGAYSFGDTQRNVDGTLRSTSEAIANLFEAIVIADRAGLDYFAVGEHHTAEMPASSPGAMIAAAAGATSQIRLGSGVSVISTDDPVRVFQQFATADAISGGRVEITAGRGSSVESFPLFGYDLRDYDRLYEEKLDLLMRINASDRVTWQGTVRPDIEDLVVVPRPTHGSLPIWLGTGGSAPSSARAGRLGLPISYGIIGGAPHRFAPLAELYRASAAKAGHTGTDIKVSVAALGLIAPTKTEALERFYPGWRKLNESMAVARGWATPSDDDYYAQAHAPGAYYVGDPDDVAERIVHLHGFMGHMRHFLQMDLGGLPQEHLLESITLLATEVKPRVERLLARAA, from the coding sequence ATGCAACTCGGCGCCTACAGCTTCGGAGACACACAGCGCAACGTCGACGGCACGCTTCGCTCGACGTCCGAGGCGATCGCGAACCTCTTCGAGGCGATCGTCATCGCCGACCGAGCGGGACTCGACTACTTCGCGGTCGGCGAGCATCACACCGCCGAGATGCCGGCGTCTTCTCCGGGCGCGATGATCGCCGCCGCCGCGGGCGCGACGTCGCAGATTCGCCTCGGCTCCGGCGTCAGTGTGATCAGCACCGACGATCCAGTCAGGGTCTTCCAGCAGTTCGCCACCGCCGATGCGATCTCCGGCGGCCGGGTGGAGATCACCGCTGGCCGCGGCTCGTCCGTCGAATCGTTCCCACTGTTCGGCTACGACCTGCGCGACTACGACCGCCTGTACGAGGAGAAACTCGATCTGCTGATGCGGATCAACGCCTCTGATCGGGTCACGTGGCAGGGCACCGTGCGTCCCGATATCGAAGACCTTGTCGTCGTGCCGAGGCCGACACACGGGTCTCTGCCGATCTGGCTCGGCACCGGCGGCAGCGCGCCGTCCTCGGCGCGCGCGGGTCGTCTCGGCCTGCCGATCAGTTACGGGATCATCGGCGGCGCGCCGCACCGCTTCGCTCCCCTCGCCGAACTCTACCGTGCGAGCGCCGCCAAAGCAGGGCACACCGGCACCGATATCAAGGTGTCCGTCGCCGCCCTCGGCCTGATCGCGCCGACCAAGACCGAAGCGCTCGAGCGGTTCTACCCGGGCTGGCGGAAGCTGAATGAGTCGATGGCCGTGGCACGCGGCTGGGCGACGCCGAGCGACGACGACTATTACGCTCAGGCCCACGCGCCGGGCGCCTACTACGTCGGCGACCCTGACGACGTCGCCGAGCGCATCGTCCACCTGCACGGATTCATGGGGCACATGCGCCACTTCCTGCAGATGGACCTCGGTGGACTCCCCCAGGAGCATCTGCTCGAGTCGATCACGCTGCTGGCCACCGAGGTGAAGCCGCGCGTGGAGCGGCTCCTGGCCAGAGCCGCGTGA
- a CDS encoding NADPH-dependent F420 reductase codes for MTTIAILGVGRVGSAVARTALRAGFDVHVAGSGAADDISLLTEIVIPGAVPMTTSDAVHDADIVIVAVPLHKHRSIDPAPLAGKVVVDAMNWWAPVDGESDESDHDAVKTSEVVARHFAGARLVKSLNHIGYHELEEHGAETGAPDRRALAVAGDDDAAARVVMAMIDRLGFDPVYSGPLHTGRNFGPGTRIFNSILTRDELEAALTSRELAA; via the coding sequence GTGACGACGATTGCAATCCTGGGTGTCGGCAGAGTCGGATCGGCGGTCGCACGGACAGCCCTGCGAGCGGGCTTCGACGTGCACGTCGCCGGCTCCGGCGCCGCCGATGACATATCCCTGCTGACCGAGATCGTCATCCCGGGTGCAGTACCGATGACGACCTCCGATGCCGTCCACGACGCAGACATCGTCATCGTTGCAGTGCCGTTGCACAAACACCGCTCGATCGACCCTGCACCCTTGGCGGGGAAAGTGGTCGTCGACGCGATGAACTGGTGGGCACCCGTAGACGGCGAGAGCGACGAGTCCGATCACGACGCCGTGAAGACGAGCGAGGTGGTCGCGCGGCACTTCGCCGGCGCCCGGCTCGTGAAGTCACTCAATCACATCGGGTACCACGAGCTCGAAGAGCACGGGGCGGAAACCGGCGCGCCCGATCGCCGGGCTCTGGCCGTGGCCGGCGACGACGACGCCGCCGCGCGGGTGGTGATGGCCATGATCGATCGCCTCGGCTTCGACCCCGTCTACTCCGGTCCGCTGCACACCGGCCGCAACTTCGGTCCGGGCACCCGCATCTTCAACAGCATCCTGACTCGCGATGAGCTCGAGGCCGCTCTCACGTCCCGCGAACTCGCAGCCTGA
- a CDS encoding winged helix-turn-helix transcriptional regulator, with translation MDPQHIDDELCRLFRRSAELAGKKWNAAILLALARGAERFSAILGSVEGLSDRLLAARLRELESHGLVAREVVPSVPVQILYRLTPAGSELIGILHPLVQWSQRWEQEPAERQITAPV, from the coding sequence ATGGACCCGCAGCACATCGATGACGAGCTGTGCCGGCTGTTCCGCCGGTCAGCGGAACTCGCCGGTAAGAAGTGGAACGCTGCGATCCTTCTGGCGTTGGCCCGGGGTGCGGAGCGGTTCTCGGCCATCCTCGGTTCGGTCGAGGGGCTCTCGGATCGCCTTCTGGCCGCCCGTCTGCGCGAGCTCGAGTCGCACGGGCTGGTGGCCCGTGAGGTCGTTCCCAGCGTTCCCGTGCAGATCCTCTACCGGCTGACGCCGGCAGGGAGTGAACTGATCGGGATACTTCACCCCTTGGTGCAGTGGTCGCAGCGCTGGGAGCAGGAGCCGGCGGAACGGCAGATCACGGCACCAGTGTGA
- a CDS encoding quinone oxidoreductase family protein: MARAIVYTELGSPDVLQLVDIPDPVAGPGQVVVRVEAAGVNPLDAKRRSGKRPMPPITEPRRVGFDGAGVIDSVGDDVTEFAVGDRVAFGGADGSYATLLVVQVENLHTLPDAVTAAEGAALSIPVGTAYQCLRSLQVGDGDTLLIHAGSGAVGQAAIQFAVAWGASVIATGSPERHEQLRELGAIPVAYGDGLVDRVRTAAPNGVTVVLDCIGTDEAIEVSKELVADHDRIATIVRGPDAESLGIRAFSGGSPIPLTKQELAWREEGVRVAIDLIASGDFQVELGAELPLSEAAEAHRLIEAHQARGKITLVP; this comes from the coding sequence ATGGCTCGCGCGATCGTCTACACAGAACTCGGCTCCCCTGACGTCCTCCAGCTCGTGGATATCCCCGACCCCGTTGCCGGCCCCGGCCAGGTCGTCGTGCGGGTCGAGGCCGCCGGCGTCAATCCGCTCGATGCGAAACGGCGCAGCGGCAAGCGCCCCATGCCGCCGATCACCGAGCCTCGCCGGGTCGGCTTCGATGGCGCCGGCGTCATCGACTCCGTCGGCGATGATGTGACGGAGTTCGCGGTCGGGGACCGCGTCGCATTCGGTGGCGCCGACGGCAGCTACGCGACGCTTCTCGTCGTGCAGGTCGAGAATCTCCATACATTGCCGGATGCCGTCACCGCTGCCGAAGGCGCGGCCCTCAGCATTCCGGTCGGAACCGCGTACCAGTGCCTGCGCTCACTGCAGGTCGGCGACGGCGACACCCTGCTGATCCATGCCGGATCCGGAGCGGTCGGACAGGCCGCGATCCAGTTCGCCGTCGCGTGGGGTGCGAGCGTCATCGCCACCGGCAGTCCAGAGCGTCACGAGCAGTTGCGCGAGCTCGGCGCGATCCCCGTCGCCTACGGCGATGGCCTGGTCGATCGTGTCCGCACTGCGGCGCCGAACGGCGTGACCGTGGTGCTGGACTGCATCGGCACCGACGAGGCGATCGAGGTGTCGAAGGAGCTGGTCGCCGACCACGACCGCATCGCGACCATCGTGCGCGGACCGGATGCCGAGAGCCTCGGCATCCGCGCCTTCAGCGGCGGCTCACCCATTCCTCTCACGAAGCAGGAGCTCGCCTGGCGCGAAGAGGGTGTGCGTGTCGCGATCGACCTCATCGCGAGCGGCGACTTCCAGGTGGAGCTCGGCGCTGAGCTGCCCCTTAGCGAAGCGGCCGAAGCCCATCGACTCATCGAAGCTCATCAGGCACGCGGCAAGATCACACTGGTGCCGTGA
- the hrpA gene encoding ATP-dependent RNA helicase HrpA: MSSADLVITYPPELPVSAARDEIADAIRDNQVVVVAGATGSGKTTQLPKICLELGRTNIAHTQPRRLAARTIAERIAEELHVELGGAVGYKVRFTDKVSDATKVALMTDGILLNEIHRDRLLRRYDTIIIDEAHERSLNVDFLLGYLTRILPERPDLKVIITSATIDPESFAKHFAAPDGTPAPVIEVSGRTYPVEIRYRAPSEDETEDEVSAIVTALRELDREAPGDVLVFLPGEAEIRDAADAVRAAYTSSKAPVEVLPLYGRLSAAEQHRVFEPSRVAGVRRRVVLATNVAETSLTVPGIKYVIDTGTARVSRYSNRSKVQRLPIEPISQASANQRAGRAGRTSDGIAIRLYGEDDFEKRAEFTEPEVLRTSLASVVLQMLSLGFGDIAAFPFLTPPDSRGIKAAFDLLTELGAVDLSRDTPRLTRIGRDIARMPIDPRFARMLLEAQNPSTGSGTSVVEDVLAIVAGLTIQDVRERPSQEAPQAVRDAADRMHARFTDPTSDFLATLNLWNHLREQQRELGSSAFRRLCRSEHLNYVRVREWFDVHRQLRSLVKAPKDARGDRLRLPSVAQPVSSSRPSAASLNDPHVPSRPSAASLNDPHEVSTRVVERAEGETKRVERGAQRRVEASLAPQDGHANGDAIHRALLAGLLSQIGILDERNTKTPPKGQSKSQKDPKRRIAEYRGARGIRFSIFPGSGLRKQSPQAVIAAEIVETSRTFARTVAAIDPTWAESLAGDLAKRQVSEPHWSKDAGAAVAFEKVTLFGVEIIQRRRIQFARIDRAASRELFVRHALVEGEWDPTQLDKRVSAFWRSNGELRKRLEKLEERERRRDILAGDEEVFRFYDERIPAAVFDVRSFEKWWRETLQQTPKLLVMRESDMLDDRSLSLSKGRAEQNDFPTRWTQGDQVLGLAYRFEPGAPDDGVSVVVPLALLAQVENRGFDWQVPGLRADLVTALLRALPKAIRRHVVPAADWADKFGATLAEEGPENHGGRPPRSLKEALARMIQPLANQPVSAADFDDERVPGHLRMNFRAVDERGRVAGSARDLGELQTSLSDRARSSVARSIARPERSRGRPDAQAVAAASALRQAQGSGFAEQDGLTSWTFGELAEVLDTKVAGGVVRGYPAIVDQGKTVSVRVEATADAATAATRNGVLRLMLLNVPSPASYVQEHLTSQEKLALAASPYSSAATLIEDARAAVVRAALPAEPIRTEAQFTAARDAVNATLVDQLFAAVSLVARILTKSREVERGIKSENSLALLGPLNDIRSQLSALLHPGFISATGAERLTHIPRYLDGMLDRLKTLSNEPGKDRTRMTEYERVAKAFEDAGGTIPLQADAAPSLVEARWLLEEYRISVFAQRLGTAQPVSPQRIQKLLSAR, translated from the coding sequence ATGTCTTCAGCCGATCTCGTGATCACCTATCCCCCGGAACTGCCCGTCAGCGCCGCGAGGGATGAGATCGCCGATGCCATCCGCGACAATCAGGTCGTCGTCGTCGCCGGTGCGACCGGATCGGGCAAGACCACGCAGCTGCCGAAGATCTGTCTCGAACTCGGTCGCACGAACATCGCGCACACCCAGCCGCGCCGACTCGCCGCTCGCACGATCGCCGAGCGCATCGCCGAGGAGCTGCACGTCGAACTCGGCGGAGCCGTCGGATACAAGGTGCGCTTCACCGACAAAGTGTCGGATGCGACGAAGGTCGCGCTGATGACCGACGGCATCCTGCTCAACGAGATCCACCGCGACCGGCTCCTGCGCCGCTACGACACGATCATCATCGACGAGGCGCACGAGCGCTCGCTCAACGTCGACTTCCTGCTCGGGTATCTCACTCGCATCCTTCCCGAGCGCCCGGATCTCAAGGTCATCATCACCTCGGCGACGATCGATCCGGAGAGCTTCGCGAAGCACTTCGCCGCACCGGACGGCACACCGGCACCGGTCATCGAGGTCTCGGGCCGCACCTACCCCGTGGAGATCCGGTACCGCGCGCCGTCCGAGGACGAGACCGAGGACGAGGTCTCGGCGATCGTCACCGCGCTGCGCGAACTCGACCGCGAGGCACCAGGCGATGTGCTCGTGTTCCTCCCCGGCGAGGCCGAGATCAGGGATGCCGCGGATGCCGTGCGAGCGGCATATACGTCGAGCAAGGCTCCCGTCGAGGTGCTTCCGTTGTACGGAAGGCTGTCCGCCGCCGAGCAGCACCGCGTGTTCGAGCCGAGCCGCGTCGCCGGCGTCAGACGCCGCGTCGTCCTCGCCACGAACGTCGCGGAGACGAGCCTCACCGTCCCCGGCATCAAGTACGTCATCGACACCGGCACCGCGCGCGTCTCGCGGTACAGCAACCGCTCGAAGGTGCAGCGACTGCCGATCGAACCCATCTCGCAAGCGTCGGCCAACCAACGCGCGGGTCGAGCAGGCCGCACGAGCGACGGCATCGCCATCCGCCTCTACGGCGAAGACGACTTCGAGAAGCGTGCGGAGTTCACCGAACCCGAGGTGCTGCGCACGTCTCTCGCCTCTGTTGTGCTGCAGATGCTCTCACTCGGGTTCGGTGACATCGCCGCGTTCCCGTTCCTCACACCACCTGATTCGCGCGGCATCAAGGCGGCGTTCGATCTGCTCACCGAGTTGGGGGCGGTCGATCTGAGTCGCGACACCCCGCGCCTCACCCGCATCGGCCGCGACATCGCCCGGATGCCGATCGACCCGCGCTTCGCTCGCATGCTGCTCGAGGCGCAGAACCCTTCGACAGGCTCAGGGACCAGCGTCGTGGAAGACGTGCTCGCCATCGTCGCCGGTCTCACCATCCAGGATGTCCGCGAGCGCCCGTCACAGGAGGCTCCGCAGGCCGTCCGTGACGCCGCCGACCGGATGCACGCGCGTTTCACCGATCCGACGAGCGACTTCCTGGCGACGCTGAACCTGTGGAACCACCTGCGCGAGCAGCAGCGCGAGCTCGGCTCGAGCGCGTTCCGGCGTCTGTGCCGCTCCGAGCACCTGAACTACGTGCGCGTGCGGGAGTGGTTCGACGTGCACCGCCAGCTGCGCTCGCTCGTGAAGGCTCCCAAGGATGCTCGTGGGGATCGGCTTCGACTCCCTTCGGTCGCTCAACCCGTTTCGTCTTCGCGGCCTTCGGCTGCTTCGCTCAACGACCCGCACGTTCCTTCGCGGCCTTCGGCTGCTTCGCTCAACGACCCGCACGAGGTTTCTACGCGGGTCGTTGAGCGAGCCGAAGGCGAGACGAAACGGGTTGAGCGAGGAGCGCAGCGACGAGTCGAAGCGTCCCTTGCGCCACAGGACGGCCACGCCAACGGCGACGCCATCCACCGCGCCCTGCTCGCAGGGCTCCTATCCCAGATCGGCATCCTCGACGAGCGCAATACCAAGACGCCGCCCAAAGGCCAATCGAAGAGTCAGAAGGACCCGAAGCGCCGGATCGCCGAGTATCGGGGTGCGCGCGGCATCCGCTTCTCGATCTTCCCCGGGTCGGGCCTTCGCAAACAGAGCCCGCAGGCCGTCATCGCCGCCGAGATCGTCGAGACCTCTCGCACCTTCGCGCGCACCGTCGCCGCGATCGATCCCACGTGGGCCGAGTCGCTCGCCGGCGACCTCGCCAAGAGGCAGGTCTCCGAACCGCACTGGTCGAAGGATGCCGGTGCCGCCGTCGCCTTCGAGAAGGTCACTCTGTTCGGCGTCGAGATCATCCAGCGGCGGCGCATCCAGTTCGCCCGCATCGACCGCGCTGCCTCCCGCGAGCTGTTCGTGCGGCACGCGCTGGTCGAGGGCGAATGGGATCCTACACAGCTAGACAAGCGGGTCAGCGCGTTCTGGCGCAGCAACGGCGAACTGCGCAAGCGCCTGGAGAAGCTCGAGGAACGGGAGCGCAGACGCGACATCCTCGCCGGCGACGAAGAGGTGTTCCGCTTCTACGACGAGCGGATCCCCGCCGCGGTCTTCGACGTGCGCTCGTTCGAGAAGTGGTGGCGTGAGACGCTGCAGCAGACGCCGAAGCTGCTCGTCATGCGCGAGAGCGACATGCTTGACGACCGGTCCCTGAGCCTGTCGAAGGGCCGCGCAGAACAGAACGACTTCCCCACCCGGTGGACGCAGGGCGACCAGGTGCTCGGACTCGCCTACCGCTTCGAGCCGGGCGCTCCGGATGACGGCGTCAGCGTCGTCGTACCCCTCGCGCTGCTGGCACAGGTCGAGAATCGAGGCTTCGACTGGCAGGTGCCCGGGCTGCGCGCAGACCTCGTCACCGCCCTGCTGCGCGCGCTGCCGAAAGCGATCCGCAGGCACGTCGTGCCTGCCGCCGACTGGGCAGACAAGTTCGGGGCGACTCTCGCCGAAGAGGGGCCGGAGAACCATGGCGGACGACCACCGCGATCGCTGAAGGAGGCACTGGCGCGGATGATCCAGCCGCTGGCGAATCAGCCGGTGTCTGCCGCCGACTTCGACGACGAGCGCGTGCCAGGGCACCTGCGCATGAACTTCCGGGCGGTCGACGAGCGCGGCCGGGTCGCCGGATCTGCTCGCGATCTCGGCGAATTGCAGACTTCGCTCTCGGATCGCGCTCGCTCCAGCGTCGCGCGCTCGATCGCCAGGCCCGAGAGAAGCAGAGGGCGACCGGATGCTCAGGCCGTGGCGGCAGCATCCGCCCTTCGACAGGCTCAGGGATCAGGGTTCGCGGAACAGGACGGCCTGACGAGCTGGACGTTCGGCGAACTCGCCGAGGTGCTCGACACCAAGGTCGCGGGCGGCGTCGTGCGCGGTTACCCGGCGATCGTCGATCAGGGCAAGACGGTCTCGGTGCGCGTCGAGGCGACGGCGGATGCCGCAACCGCAGCCACGCGCAACGGCGTGCTGCGCCTGATGCTGCTGAATGTGCCCTCCCCTGCGTCGTACGTGCAGGAGCACCTCACCTCGCAGGAGAAGCTGGCACTCGCCGCGTCACCGTACTCATCAGCCGCCACCCTGATCGAAGATGCCAGGGCCGCCGTTGTGCGCGCCGCACTGCCCGCCGAGCCGATCCGCACCGAAGCGCAGTTCACCGCCGCGCGGGACGCCGTGAACGCGACGCTCGTGGACCAGTTGTTCGCCGCCGTCTCACTCGTCGCACGCATTCTCACGAAGTCCCGTGAAGTCGAGCGCGGCATCAAGTCGGAGAACTCGCTCGCCCTGCTCGGTCCGCTGAACGACATCCGGTCGCAGTTGAGCGCGCTGCTGCATCCCGGGTTCATCTCGGCGACCGGTGCCGAGCGCCTCACGCACATCCCCCGGTATCTCGATGGCATGCTCGATCGACTGAAGACGCTGTCGAACGAACCGGGCAAGGATCGCACCCGGATGACCGAGTACGAGCGGGTCGCGAAGGCATTCGAGGATGCCGGGGGCACGATCCCTCTCCAGGCAGATGCCGCTCCTTCCCTGGTGGAGGCGCGCTGGCTGCTGGAGGAATATCGGATCAGCGTGTTCGCACAGCGCCTCGGCACCGCGCAACCCGTCTCGCCGCAGCGCATCCAGAAGCTGCTGAGCGCGCGCTGA
- a CDS encoding aldo/keto reductase, with amino-acid sequence MTIPTVTLNDGHSIPQLGYGVFKVPPADTERTVSEALEIGYRHIDTAAIYGNEEGVGAAIAKSGIARDELFITTKLWNDRHDGDEPNAAIAESLEKLGLEQVDLYLVHWPTPGKDNYVHAFAKLIELRNAGLTRSIGVSNFLAEHLERVVNETGVTPAVDQIELHPAYQQRETVAWAADHGIRIESWGPLGQGKYDLFGTPAVADAAAAHGKTPAQVVLGWHLQKGNIVFPKSVRTERLRENLDVFDFTLTDAEIAAIDGLDPLDGSGRVGTHPNEFD; translated from the coding sequence ATGACGATCCCCACTGTGACTCTCAACGACGGACACTCCATCCCGCAGCTCGGCTACGGCGTCTTCAAGGTGCCGCCGGCAGACACCGAGCGCACGGTCAGCGAGGCGCTCGAGATCGGCTACCGCCACATCGACACCGCGGCCATCTACGGCAACGAGGAAGGGGTGGGCGCGGCGATCGCGAAGAGCGGCATCGCCCGCGACGAGCTGTTCATCACGACCAAGCTCTGGAACGACCGGCATGACGGCGACGAGCCGAACGCCGCGATCGCAGAGAGCCTCGAGAAGCTGGGCCTCGAACAGGTCGACCTGTACCTCGTGCACTGGCCGACGCCAGGCAAGGATAACTACGTCCACGCATTCGCAAAGCTCATCGAGCTGCGCAATGCAGGACTCACCCGTAGCATCGGCGTCTCGAACTTCCTCGCCGAGCACCTCGAGCGCGTCGTGAACGAGACCGGCGTCACACCAGCCGTCGACCAGATCGAGCTGCACCCGGCGTACCAGCAGCGCGAGACCGTCGCGTGGGCTGCCGACCACGGCATCCGCATCGAATCGTGGGGTCCGCTCGGACAGGGAAAGTACGACCTCTTCGGCACACCCGCGGTCGCCGACGCGGCGGCAGCGCACGGCAAGACGCCGGCGCAGGTCGTGCTGGGCTGGCACCTGCAGAAGGGGAACATCGTGTTCCCGAAGTCGGTGCGCACCGAGCGCCTGCGCGAGAACCTCGACGTGTTCGACTTCACCCTGACCGATGCCGAGATCGCTGCGATCGACGGTCTCGACCCGCTCGACGGCTCGGGTCGCGTGGGCACGCACCCGAACGAATTCGACTGA
- the msuE gene encoding FMN reductase yields the protein MTAPYRIVAVSGSLHEPSKTTALLRAIAAAVAERAEVEVQLIELTAIGPALAGALRRDHLPASVEEKLVAIEQADLLIVGSPVYRASFTGLFKHLFDFVGQYALVGKPVLLAATGGGERHALIIEHQLRPLFAFFQALTLPLGVYASDTDFDGYVVGSEILQARISLAAERALPLVGYAASRSVEALV from the coding sequence ATGACCGCTCCTTATCGCATCGTCGCCGTCTCCGGCTCGCTCCACGAGCCCAGCAAGACGACCGCGCTTCTGCGAGCCATCGCCGCAGCCGTCGCCGAGCGCGCCGAGGTCGAGGTGCAGCTGATCGAGCTCACCGCGATCGGTCCGGCGCTCGCAGGGGCGTTGCGGCGCGATCACCTGCCCGCAAGCGTCGAGGAGAAGTTGGTCGCGATCGAGCAGGCCGACCTGCTTATCGTCGGCAGCCCCGTCTACCGTGCCTCGTTCACCGGACTGTTCAAGCATCTGTTCGACTTCGTCGGCCAGTACGCGCTGGTCGGCAAACCGGTGCTTCTCGCGGCGACCGGCGGGGGAGAGCGCCACGCGCTCATCATCGAGCATCAGCTGCGACCACTGTTCGCGTTCTTCCAGGCGCTCACGCTGCCGCTCGGCGTCTACGCCAGTGACACCGACTTCGACGGGTACGTCGTCGGCTCCGAGATCCTGCAGGCGCGCATCTCACTCGCGGCGGAGCGTGCGCTGCCGCTGGTCGGATACGCTGCCTCCCGGTCGGTGGAGGCGCTGGTCTGA
- a CDS encoding thioredoxin domain-containing protein → MTNRLAGTLSPYLRSHADNPVDWFPWGEEAFAEAQRRDVPLLISIGYSTCHWCHVMARESFSNPETAALINDGFVAVKVDREEHPDVDGAYMAAASAFTQNLGWPLTVFTTPQGRTFYAGTYWPPSASGGMPGFRDVLAAVREAWTLRREQAIESADAVADALASAAETTPSPLPSSAGVAAAAAAIAAREDGTFGGFGGAPKFPVATTLRFLQSPLVHREAADAAAAATRALAAMTASALHDSDGGFFRYATQRDWTVPHYERMLTDNAQLLDVAVAEGDFVTAEGVVAFLLGVLRREGGAFGAAQDSESWIDGQRSEGGYYLAPDRSSMEAPAVDGKVITGWNGLAIGALARTGAALGKPELMDAAAAAASFVLSTNRSPEERLVRASLDGRASTAVATLADLGLLAEGLFSLAVATGDVSWAVAGRDLLDEALDEGAAADPVLAAQGVASAPDQTDGDLPSGVSAVAAAALAAWRLGAGSRYREAAEEQVQTHAASALQHPFGHGSLLAVAAGLIEPPRQVVVVTDDRSGPLAVASRGVDADVIAVVTPAQARAFADAGFELFEGKDAASGLAYDCRAFVCRLPIDDPAELVGER, encoded by the coding sequence ATGACGAATCGTCTCGCGGGAACGCTCAGCCCCTATCTGCGATCGCACGCCGACAACCCGGTCGACTGGTTCCCCTGGGGTGAGGAGGCGTTCGCCGAAGCGCAACGGCGGGATGTACCGCTGCTGATCTCGATCGGCTACTCGACGTGCCATTGGTGTCATGTCATGGCGCGCGAGTCCTTCTCGAATCCTGAGACTGCCGCGCTCATCAACGACGGCTTCGTCGCGGTCAAGGTCGATCGGGAGGAGCATCCGGATGTCGACGGCGCGTACATGGCCGCGGCGTCGGCGTTCACGCAGAATCTCGGCTGGCCGCTGACCGTGTTCACGACGCCGCAGGGGCGCACGTTCTACGCCGGCACGTATTGGCCGCCTTCCGCGAGTGGCGGCATGCCTGGATTCAGAGATGTGCTCGCCGCGGTGAGAGAGGCCTGGACGCTGCGCCGCGAGCAGGCGATCGAATCGGCGGATGCTGTGGCCGATGCGCTGGCGAGCGCGGCGGAGACCACGCCGTCTCCGCTGCCGTCGTCCGCGGGCGTGGCTGCTGCTGCTGCCGCGATCGCCGCCCGCGAGGACGGGACGTTCGGCGGATTCGGTGGGGCGCCGAAGTTCCCCGTGGCGACGACGCTGCGGTTCCTGCAGAGCCCGCTCGTGCATCGTGAGGCGGCAGATGCGGCGGCCGCCGCGACGCGCGCGCTCGCCGCCATGACGGCATCCGCTCTGCACGATTCCGACGGAGGCTTCTTCCGGTACGCGACGCAGCGCGATTGGACCGTGCCCCACTACGAGCGGATGCTGACGGACAACGCGCAGCTGCTCGATGTGGCGGTCGCTGAAGGCGACTTCGTGACGGCCGAGGGCGTCGTCGCATTCCTGCTCGGGGTCTTGCGGCGTGAGGGCGGCGCCTTCGGCGCAGCTCAGGACTCGGAATCGTGGATCGACGGGCAGCGCAGCGAAGGTGGCTACTACCTCGCCCCGGACCGCTCGAGTATGGAAGCGCCGGCGGTCGATGGCAAGGTCATCACGGGATGGAACGGTCTCGCGATCGGAGCTCTCGCGCGGACGGGTGCGGCGCTCGGAAAGCCGGAATTGATGGATGCTGCGGCCGCAGCGGCGTCTTTCGTACTGTCGACCAACCGCTCGCCGGAAGAGCGGCTCGTCAGGGCGTCCCTGGATGGGAGGGCGTCGACGGCGGTCGCGACGCTTGCGGATCTGGGGCTTCTCGCGGAAGGGCTCTTCAGCCTGGCAGTGGCCACGGGCGACGTGTCGTGGGCTGTGGCAGGTCGTGATCTTCTCGATGAGGCTCTCGACGAGGGCGCCGCGGCGGACCCAGTGCTGGCCGCTCAGGGAGTGGCATCCGCTCCAGACCAGACCGATGGCGACCTGCCTTCCGGCGTCTCGGCAGTCGCAGCGGCGGCGCTCGCGGCCTGGCGGCTGGGCGCAGGGTCGCGGTACCGGGAGGCGGCTGAGGAGCAGGTGCAGACGCATGCGGCATCCGCTCTGCAGCACCCGTTCGGGCATGGCTCGCTGCTGGCGGTGGCCGCGGGCCTCATCGAGCCGCCACGTCAGGTGGTCGTCGTCACCGATGATCGTTCAGGGCCCCTCGCCGTCGCTTCGCGCGGGGTGGATGCGGACGTGATCGCCGTCGTGACGCCCGCGCAGGCGCGCGCGTTCGCGGATGCCGGTTTCGAGCTGTTCGAGGGCAAGGATGCGGCGTCCGGTCTCGCATACGACTGCCGGGCGTTCGTGTGCCGGCTACCGATCGATGACCCAGCGGAGCTCGTCGGGGAGCGGTGA